From Lytechinus variegatus isolate NC3 chromosome 16, Lvar_3.0, whole genome shotgun sequence, the proteins below share one genomic window:
- the LOC121429421 gene encoding carbohydrate sulfotransferase 3-like has protein sequence MALYPLCRSNMLTCTCMTLLILVVLEVSLSIVCVLFRKQNMENPAYYIEEIPVIKAGIGDVRTMALDKPNEHPPFLVLMAQWRTGSTLLGQLFNQNPELFYIFEPLWPVTKLGKFKNVTECKEISRNIIRGFAKCEFQPNFVKVLRSWGGVPHNKGLCLNTRSCRMDSAEVLGNFCKSFKGRLATKLIRADLELLKPLVVEDEINLRIIHLVRDPRGVSASRIHYLEHVKTDIVAKVRQFFPHSGRLMPLGLFDNDAMPKYMRDFRKKYSRPMGNPTVQELCRWMRENTFSSASLPLWLRGRYLLIKYEDFAESPLTETQRIYDFIGMPLTRDLKRFVNETTHPKFSDTNTFGTSKNSKNTAKQWMNDLTVLEERQILQECLDVLQLLGYA, from the coding sequence ATGGCCCTGTATCCTCTCTGCAGATCAAATATGCTGACTTGTACATGCATGACATTGTTAATATTGGTTGTTTTGGAGGTGAGCCTATCGATTGTTTGCGTTTTATTCAGAAAACAAAACATGGAAAACCCTGCCTACTATATAGAAGAAATTCCAGTAATTAAAGCCGGAATCGGTGATGTCAGAACAATGGCACTTGATAAACCGAACGAACACCCTCCCTTCCTTGTTCTAATGGCGCAATGGCGCACAGGGTCCACTCTGCTCGGGCAGCTTTTCAATCAGAATCCAGAACTCTTCTACATCTTCGAGCCACTCTGGCCAGTAACGAAGTTAGGGAAATTCAAGAATGTGACTGAATGTAAAGAAATATCTAGAAATATTATTCGTGGATTCGCCAAGTGTGAGTTTCAACCTAACTTTGTGAAGGTCTTACGTAGCTGGGGAGGTGTTCCCCACAATAAAGGTCTATGCTTGAATACTAGATCTTGTAGAATGGATTCCGCGGAAGTCCTCGGGAACTTCTGCAAGTCATTTAAAGGCAGACTTGCCACAAAGCTCATTCGCGCTGATCTAGAGCTTCTGAAGCCGCTGGTTGTTGAGGATGAAATTAATCTTAGAATCATTCATCTCGTACGTGATCCCCGGGGGGTTTCTGCATCAAGAATCCATTACTTGGAACACGTGAAAACGGATATTGTGGCAAAAGTGCGGCAGTTCTTTCCTCATTCAGGACGTCTCATGCCCCTTGGTCTCTTCGATAACGATGCCATGCCTAAATATATGCGTGACTTCCGGAAAAAGTACAGTAGGCCTATGGGCAATCCAACAGTTCAAGAGCTATGCAGATGGATGAGGGAAAACACTTTTTCTTCAGCCTCTCTGCCTCTATGGTTACGCGGACGATACCTTTTAATCAAGTATGAGGACTTTGCCGAGTCACCATTGACAGAAACGCAAAGGATCTACGATTTCATAGGGATGCCTCTTACACGAGATCTCAAGAGATTTGTCAACGAGACTACCCATCCTAAATTCAGCGACACCAATACATTTGGAACTTCTAAGAATTCGAAAAATACAGCAAAACAGTGGATGAACGACCTTACTGTACTTGAAGAGAGGCAAATCCTACAAGAATGTTTGGATGTTCTTCAGCTTCTGGGATACGCATAA
- the LOC121430100 gene encoding tenascin-N-like — MDGLKERVRVLEAILSELLDSKNAEPEIGDEYSIEEDLSSSFGNPGTPGLDMNSAPSQMSNDNKPHLQEVLVPHQPLPPLREVTPQHTTHNIPYIDPATLPRNDPFQEDMLAPDHIMVPLNETAISQNTKPDKDEIPPKKPSSITSTRQGSSSSSSSISSALLVDEGGEPDDAIGVSINSDDTVQDTSPPAENDGQSAAHFPDVIEVATEFPVEHSMTSTIEGGSYLIYSSSDGGADDVFPDNGEESDSTDPSQVRTEDQPKRQGGKNRSPFMNTMTSQNGHSGDLNKPRWKIFKELMDLKTLRGTVDGKRPRPKGKGKPNNCILDGCLCLRKKGYTEDGIYYIENFEGSGRRGKHIRLFCDMTTEGGGWTVIQRRQNGTTNFYRGWDDYTKGFGYLDADFWIGNTMIYAITSQTRFMIRFEFTDWDDQLGYAEYNSFRINDASDNFRLVLGQYMGGNAGDAMTYHNNTQFSTRDRDHDFSIGNCAFLRQAGFWFRGCNKANPNGRWLARADARGLNGAVVNWGTWEGHKYTYCLKSFRIMIRSQNALSAMTSETEERMVNRDEHRGRNVDEATRSARRQERLERQRGN; from the exons ATGGACGGTTTGAAGGAGCGGGTTCGAGTTCTAGAGGCAATTCTTTCGGAATTACTCG ATTCCAAAAATGCCGAGCCGGAGATTGGGGATGAGTATTCAATTGAAGAGGATCTGTCGTCGTCCTTTGGAAACCCGGGCACTCCAGGATTGGACATGAACAGCGCCCCCTCACAGATGTCCAACGATAATAAACCTCACCTCCAGGAGGTGCTGGTTCCTCACCAACCGCTGCCACCGCTGCGAGAGGTTACACCTCAACACACGACTCATAATATCCCGTACATCGATCCTGCTACGCTACCTCGCAATGACCCGTTTCAAGAAGATATGCTTGCACCCGATCACATCATGGTGCCTTTGAACGAAACAGCCATCTCACAGAACACGAAACCCGATAAAGATGAAATCCCTCCTAAGAAACCATCGTCCATCACCAGCACGAGGCAAGgaagcagcagcagtagcagcagcattAGCAGCGCTCTTCTTGTAGATGAAGGAGGGGAACCAGATGATGCCATCGGTGTCTCTATCAACAGCGATGACACAGTTCAAGACACGAGCCCGCCAGCAGAAAACGACGGACAGAGTGCAGCACACTTCCCCGATGTCATCGAAGTCGCAACCGAATTCCCTGTTGAACATTCGATGACTTCAACGATTGAGGGCGGGTCGTACCTCATCTATAGCTCCAGCGATGGCGGTGCGGACGATGTGTTCCCCGACAACGGAGAAGAAAGCGATAGTACCGACCCGTCTCAGGTCCGTACCGAGGATCAACCAAAGCGACAGGGCGGCAAAAACAGGTCACCTTTCATGAACACCATGACGTCACAGAATGGACACAGTGGGGACCTAAACAAACCAAGGTGGAAG attttcaaagagcTAATGGACCTAAAAACCCTGCGTGGAACGGTCGACGGAAAGCGCCCTCGTCCCAAAGGCAAGGGGAAACCTAACAACTGTATCCTTGACGGATGCCTGTGTCTCAGGAAGAAAGGCTACACAGAAGACGGCATTTACTACATAGAAAACTTTGAGGGTTCTGGCAGGCGAGGAAAACACATACGGCTGTTCTGTGACATGACTACAGAAGGTGGCGGATGGACGGTCATACAACGCAGACAG AATGGGACTACGAACTTCTACCGAGGTTGGGATGACTACACCAAAGGCTTTGGTTACCTTGATGCTGATTTCTGGATCGGAAACACCATGATATACGCCATCACCTCACAAACAAGATTCATGATCAGATTCG AATTCACAGATTGGGATGATCAACTGGGTTACGCAGAGTACAACAGCTTCCGGATCAACGATGCGAGTGATAACTTCCGGTTGGTCCTCGGTCAGTACATGGGAGGCAACGCCGGGGATGCCATGACATATCATAACAATACGCAGTTTTCTACGAGG GATCGTGATCACGATTTCTCTATCGGCAACTGTGCCTTCCTCCGCCAAGCCGGTTTCTGGTTCCGCGGCTGCAACAAGGCCAATCCCAACGGTCGCTGGCTCGCCCGGGCAGACGCCCGTGGACTGAACGGTGCGGTAGTGAACTGGGGAACGTGGGAAGGTCACAAGTATACTTACTGCCTCAAGTCCTTCCGGATTATGATCCGTTCGCAGAACGCACTGAGTGCGATGACGTCAGAAACGGAAGAGAGGATGGTCAATCGGGACGAACACCGCGGGCGGAACGTTGACGAGGCAACGCGCAGTGCTCGCAGACAAGAACGTCTCGAACGCCAACGCGGTAACTGA